Proteins from a genomic interval of Capsicum annuum cultivar UCD-10X-F1 chromosome 4, UCD10Xv1.1, whole genome shotgun sequence:
- the LOC107868421 gene encoding probable LRR receptor-like serine/threonine-protein kinase At3g47570, giving the protein MEKLVPFTCFLLMLQYFVRSSSAMTQFNISTDQLALLSLKSQILSDPFHFFDESWSPATSVCHWDEVTCGSRHQTVRFLNLSNMDLMGVIPREIGNLTFLVSLDLGSNNFHGNLPQEMAQLHRLKFLDLSVNNFGGEVPSWKHPEGIGNLHNMNWLSIQYNQLTGSIPFTIFNISRIEIVSFTGNSLSGSLPNGLCYGLQILKGLYLSYNMLHGRMPTSLSNCSQLQVLSLSKNEFDGPIHGEIGRLSNLQRLYLGYNQFTGEIPKEISNLIELELLSLSNNRFSGSIPMEIFNISGLKLISLSDNNLSGNLPPNMCSILPNIEELYMNNLTNLVGTIPYSISNCSKLTHLELSINQLTGLIPNSLRYLTHLQLLNIGGNNLTSDSSLSFLTSLTNCKNLTFLDISSNPLNDMIPASTGNLSTSLRNFYANNGKIKGRIPNEVGNLSILFDLDLSGNNLVGSIPTSIGNLRDLQRFNLNSNKLTGFIGDHICKLQHLGDIYSGRNQLSGSLPYCLGNITSLREIHLGSNKLSSNIPPSLGNLHDLVVLDFSSNNMVGSLPPEIGNLKAVTKMDLSMNHFSNEIPREIGGLQNLAYLSLRHNKLEGAIPDSMSNMVGLEFLDLSHNNLSGIIPMSLEKPQYLKYFNVSHNQLYGEIPSRGPFKNLSGQFFIYNEALCGSSRFSVPSCPTSSKLRSNRKKLLVLILLLATAVVFVPMTFVFLWIRYRRGKSAHQQANSLSTEASERISYYELLRATNALSESNLIGSGGFSSVYKGILRSGTVIAVKVFNLQLDAAFKSFDTECEVLRSLRHRNIVKVITSCSNHDFKALVLDYMPNGNLEKYLYSHNYFLDIKQRLSIMIDVACALEYLHHGCSLPVIHCDVKPSNVLLDEDMVAHLSDFGISKLLGEDQGDLYTKTLATLGYIAPEYGLNGLVSAKCDVYSYGVMLLETFTRRKPNDFEGDLSLKQWVSFSLPDAVMDVVDANLVTQMGSRLQMKLDAVASIMIVALDCCAENPARRTNMSDVVGTLRKINVQLLAC; this is encoded by the exons ATGGAGAAACTTGTTCCTTTCACCTGTTTTCTCTTGATGCTTCAGTACTTTGTTAGAAGTAGCTCAGCCATGACCCAATTTAATATCTCCACTGATCAATTAGCTCTTCTTTCCCTGAAATCTCAAATCCTGTCAGACCCCTTTCACTTCTTTGATGAAAGTTGGTCTCCAGCTACGTCGGTTTGCCATTGGGATGAAGTCACTTGTGGCTCTCGTCACCAAACAGTGAGATTCTTGAATCTTTCCAACATGGATCTTATGGGTGTAATACCCCGTGAAATAGGGAACCTTacatttcttgtttctcttgacttGGGAAGCAACAATTTCCATGGAAATTTGCCTCAAGAAATGGCACAGTTGCACCGGCTTAAGTTTCTTGATCTAAGTGTCAACAACTTTGGCGGGGAGGTTCCttcatg GAAACATCCAGAAGGAATTGGCAATCTTCACAACATGAACTGGTTGTCCATACAATATAATCAACTTACGGGTTCTATACCATTcacaattttcaatatttctaggaTCGAAATCGTTTCATTTACTGGCAATAGCTTATCAGGAAGTCTTCCCAATGGTTTATGCTATGGTCTCCAAATACTCAAAGGGCTTTATCTGTCTTATAACATGCTTCACGGTCGTATGCCTACAAGCTTGTCAAATTGTTCACAACTTCAAGTATTGTCTTTATCAAAAAATGAGTTTGATGGACCAATACATGGTGAAATTGGAAGATTGAGTAACTTGCAGCGATTGTATCTCGGATATAACCAATTCACAG GTGAAATACCCAAAGAGATAAGCAATCTCATTGAGTTGGAGCTACTTAGTCTTAGCAATAATAGATTTAGTGGTTCAATCCCAATGGAGATCTTCAACATATCAGGGCTGAAACTGATTTCTCTTTCAGACAACAATCTATCAGGAAACCTCCCCCCAAACATGTGTTCTATCTTACCCAACATTGAAGAGCTTTATATGAACAACTTAACCAATCTTGTTGGGACTATTCCTTATTCCATTtccaattgttcaaaacttaCTCATCTAGAGCTTTCTATCAACCAACTCACTGGCTTGATTCCCAATTCTCTTAGATATTTGACTCATCTACAGTTACTAAATATAGGGGGAAACAATTTGACTAGCGACTCATCATTAAGCTTCCTGACTTCCTTAACCAATTGTAAAAATTTAACATTTCTTGATATATCTTCCAACCCTCTAAATGATATGATTCCGGCCTCCACAGGCAACCTTTCCACCTCCCTTAGAAATTTTTATGCCAACAATGGCAAAATCAAAGGGCGAATTCCAAATGAAGTTGGGAACTTAAGCATCTTATTCGACCTTGATCTTTCTGGAAATAACTTGGTCGGATCGATTCCAACATCAATTGGCAACTTGAGAGACCTTCAGCGGTTCAACTTGAATAGCAACAAATTGACAGGATTTATTGGAGATCATATATGTAAATTGCAGCATTTGGGTGATATTTACTCGGGTCGAAATCAATTATCAGGATCTCTTCCTTATTGTTTAGGGAATATTACTTCCCTTAGGGAGATACATCTCGGTTCCAACAAATTGAGTTCTAATATACCACCAAGCTTAGGGAACCTTCATGACCTAGTGGTTCTTGACTTTTCCTCAAACAACATGGTAGGCTCATTACCTCCagaaattggaaatctaaagGCCGTAACAAAGATGGATCTGTCGATGAATCATTTCTCAAATGAAATTCCTAGAGAAATTGGAGGCTTGCAAAATTTAGCGTACCTTTCTTTGAGACACAACAAGTTGGAAGGAGCTATACCTGACTCAATGAGCAACatggtaggtttggaattcctagacCTTTCTCACAATAATTTATCGGGAATCATTCCCATGTCTTTGGAGAAACCTCAATACCTCAAGTATTTCAATGTTTCACACAACCAATTGTACGGTGAAATACCCTCGAGGGGTCCTTTCAAGAACCTCTCGGGTCAGTTTTTCATCTATAATGAAGCATTGTGTGgttcttcaagatttagtgtcccATCATGCCCCACTTCATCAAAGCTCAgatcaaatagaaaaaaattgcTAGTACTTATTCTTTTGCTCGCAACTGCAGTTGTATTTGTTCCTATGACCTTTGTTTTCCTATGGATAAGGTATAGAAGAGGTAAAAGTGCTCATCAACAAGCTAATTCATTGTCTACCGAAGCAAGTGAAAGGATTTCATACTATGAACTTCTCCGAGCAACTAATGCGCTTAGTGAGAGTAATCTGATTGGTTCTGGAGGTTTTAGCTCTGTTTACAAAGGCATTCTCAGAAGTGGAACTGTCATTGCAGTTAAAGTGTTCAACCTGCAACTGGATGCGGCATTCAAGAGTTTTGATACGGAATGTGAAGTTTTGCGTAGCCTTCGCCATAGGAATATCGTAAAAGTCATTACTAGTTGTTCCAATCATGATTTCAAGGCTTTAGTTCTTGATTATATGCCTAATGGGAATCTTGAAAAGTATTTGTATTCACACAACTACTTCCTCGACATCAAGCAGAGACTAAGCATAatgatagatgtggcatgtgCTTTGGAATATCTTCACCATGGGTGCTCGTTGCCTGTGATTCACTGTGACGTTAAGCCTAGTAACGTCTTGCTGGATGAAGATATGGTTGCCCACCTAAGCGACTTTGGCATTTCAAAACTGCTTGGTGAAGATCAGGGTGATTTATACACTAAAACCTTAGCAACATTAGGTTATATTGCTCCAG AGTATGGACTGAATGGACTAGTGTCAGCAAAGTGCGACGTCTATAGTTATGGGGTCATGTTGCTGGAAACGTTTACTAGGAGAAAGCCCAATGATTTTGAGGGAGATCTTAGCTTGAAGCAATGGGTGAGTTTTTCACTTCCAGATGCTGTAATGGACGTCGTAGATGCCAACTTGGTAACCCAAATGGGTAGTCGCTTACAAATGAAACTAGATGCTGTGGCATCAATCATGATAGTAGCATTGGATTGTTGTGCTGAAAATCCGGCAAGAAGGACTAACATGAGCGATGTTGTAGGAACGCTACGGAAGATCAATGTTCAACTTCTTGCATGTTGA